The sequence below is a genomic window from Acetivibrio clariflavus DSM 19732.
TTAAAACTTCCCGGCGATACCATAAGGGTTTTGGTTGAAGGAATCAGCAGGGCTGAAATTGCTGAGTTTACTCAGACAGAACCGTTCTTTATGGCAGAAGTTGTTGAAAAAATATATGTTGAAGATGAAGATAGCAAATTGGAAATAGAAGCTCTCAAAAGAAGGGTAGTATCCACTTTTGAAGAGTATTCCAAATATAACAACAAAATTTCACCGGAAATTGTTTTATCAGTAATGAGTATTGAAGACCCGGATCAGCTTGCGGATATAATAACTTCAAATTTGGTATTGAAGGTTGAGCAGAAACAGGAGATACTCAATGAATTTCAGCCTAAACTGCGTCTTGAAAAACTGCTGGAAATAATAGTTAAAGAAATTGAAATTATGCAGATTGAAAAAGATATAAACATCAAAGTTAGAAAACAGATGGACAAGATGCAGAAGGAATACTATCTGAGGGAACAATTGAAAGTAATACAAAGTGAGCTGGGAGATAAGGAAGGCATTACCGGCGAAGTTGAAGAATATAAAAGAAAGCTTAAGGAAGGTAATTTTGGTGAAGAGGTAGAGAAAAAGGTTCTTAAAGAGCTGGACAGGCTTTTGAAGATGCCTTCCGGTTCTGCTGAAGGGGCCGTAATCAGAACCTATCTGGACTGGATATTTGACCTTCCGTGGAATAAGAGAACTGAAGAAATAATTGATTTGGAAAGAGCGGAGGCAATTCTGAATGAAGACCACTATGGGCTGGAGAAGGTAAAGGAAAGAATTTTGGAACATCTTGCTGTCAGGATGCTGAAAAACGATTTGAGAGGCCCAATACTTTGTCTTGTAGGACCTCCGGGAGTAGGTAAGACATCAATAGCCAAATCGATTGCCCGTGCATTAAACAGAAATTATGTCAGGATGTCTTTGGGTGGTGTAAGAGATGAAGCGGAGATAAGAGGTCATCGCAGAACTTATGTCGGAGCTATGCCTGGAAGGATAATTTCGGCATTGAAACAGGCCGGTTCCAAAAATCCGCTTATTCTGTTGGATGAAATAGATAAAATGAGCAGTGATTTCAGAGGTGATCCGGCATCAGCTATGCTTGAAGTACTTGACAGTGAACAGAACTTTGCTTTCAGAGATCACTATCTGGAACTTCCCTTTGACTTGTCGGATGTACTTTTCCTTACAACAGCTAACAATCTTGATACTATTCCAAGGCCGCTTTTGGACAGGATGGAAGTTATACATCTTACAAGCTATACCGAAGAGGAAAAGGTTAATATTGCAATAAAATACCTTTTCCCGAAACAGGTGGCAGAACACGGAATTAAAAAGGGAAGCGTAAAAATAGATGAACAAGCTGTTAGAGACATTATAAACTGCTATACAAGGGAAGCAGGAGTAAGGGATTTGGAAAGACAGATTGCCACAATATGCAGAAAAGTGGCCAAAAAGCTTGTTTCTTCGAAACAGCAATCGGTTAAAATTACTTCCAATACTTTGGAAAAATATTTGGGAACTAAAAAGTACAGATATGATAAGGCAAACGATAAAGATGAAATAGGTATTGCTACGGGTCTTGCATGGACCCCTGTAGGAGGAGACACATTGTCCATTGAAGTAAACCTCATGGACGGAAGCGGTAAATTGGAACTTACCGGTCAGCTTGGAGATGTAATGAAGGAATCGGCAAGGGCTGCTATGAGTTTTATTCGTTCAAGAGCCGAACAGTATATGATTGAAAAAGATTTTTACAATAAATATGACATTCATATACATGTACCGGAAGGTGCTATTCCAAAGGATGGTCCTTCGGCTGGTATAACCCTTGCAACTGCGATGGTATCTGCTTTGACAGGAATTCCTGTAAAGAGAAATGTTGCAATGACAGGAGAAATTACGTTAAGAGGTCGAGTCCTTCCGATAGGAGGACTTAAGGAAAAAGTCCTTGCGGCCAACAGGGCTGGTATTGATACTGTTATAATTCCTGTTGATAATAAAAAGGATCTTGACGATATACCGGAAGCTGTAAGGAAAAAAATTAAGTTTGTAGTTGCCGAGAATATGGATACTGTACTGAATACAGCTCTGGTAAAGACTAAGTGGAGAAATATAAAGAGTACAAAAAGTGATGATAAAGTAGATATTGCCAAGAATCCTTCCCAAATTCATGATGAGTCTCAGCAGATAGTTGAGCAGTAATATATAACTTTATTAATTATATTGGATAAACACTAAACCGCAGTTGTACCGTTGAGTACAACTGCGGTTTTTAATAGGTTATGTCTAATATTTTTGATTGATATAGCTGTCTACCAAAGATTCTCTTTCCTCGTTTATAAAAACATTCTCCTGTTTGAGCCTGTTTAGTATGGATTCGTTGATAGAATGGAGAATTATATTGTCATAGTCTGTCAATACAATTTCAAACAATTTTTTCTTTAGTTTTGGAGATTTAACTTTTACAAAATAGGCTTCAACACCTTTGAAATCTATTAGAGTCAAGAGTTTCATGGTTACATCATCTTTTTTTGAATAATAATAATTTGATTGTTCAAGAAAATCTTCCCTCGCTTCGTTATTTTTGCTAAGGTCATGGGCTCTTTTCTGATAATATTTTGCCAGCACATTGTAATATTGGTAATTGTACAATGCCTTTTTTACATTGTCTATCTTTTTAAACGGCTTAATATTTAAAGCGTTAATGCACCTGAAATTTGCTTCGATAAACTCATCTTTTGACAGATCACCTTTTGAATACTGCTCTATTAAGCTGTTTCTATTGAGCAAAAATTCTTCAAATTTGTTGGGTACAATTCTTTTTGGCGACATTTTTACCTACCTATTCCAGTTTTGTATTGTTTTTAATAGCAATAAGCGATATATGGAAATAAGGGAGTAATTAAAGTATTGACCAATGGTCTTAATTTATATTAAAATATATAAGACAAAAAGTAAAGCTGTTCTTTTCAATTTTATATGAGATTCAAAAGGTTATTGAAGTTTTCTTTATTAATAAGTAAATTCAGTGAATGTCTAATGTAATCTGCTAAGTAAGTGCTTACGGTCTTGTAACAGGTACATAAAGAAGATTGTTTCACCCTGGAATTGATTTTGTCGTCAAGTTCGAGTTTTTACTATTTAGGAGGGCCGTATGGCTTTATATTTAATAATTTCCCTGTCTATAGCAGTTGTTATGTTCTGTATAAACGTAGCAATATTTAGTAAATACAAAATTTTGCGTAAAGACAGCATTTTTATTATATCTTTAGCATCTATTGCTATATCTGTTTTATTTCCCATGATTCTTAATGGTTTTGCTGCTGCAGCCACCTCTGCTGGTTTTCACTTGGCATTAGTTACAAGTGTTATCACTTCCATTGCACTTATAGTAGTTTTTTCCGGCATAATAGCCTATTGGGAATATATAAAAGAAAAGGGTAATAAATTATTGGGTTTCAATATTGATATTTTTACAAAATGGCTGAGAAAAAGCGTACTCATTAATAAGGTGAAGAACAGTAAGTATTATAAGCTTGTTTTTAGTAAGAAGAACGTCTTCTCTAAAGAAAACAGGCATGAAACGGGAAAAAATGTTGACACTGGAAAGAATATTGATACAATAGGAGTAGAAAGTTTTGATGATGTTTTAATTTCTGATAGTGACATATCAATTCAGAAGTCTAAGAAAGCCAGCGAAAATTTTTTATGGAATACGGATAATCCAATTGCCGATGGTTGCATTAATGAAGATGACACTATAAAGGAGTTGGATAGCTTTGTCTGCAATGAAGATTGTCTTGATGATGAAAATCTAATGGAATTTCTGCGGTTTGAAAACGAATATGGAAATGTCAATATAGATGAAAAATCAACGGAAAGTTATTTGGATTCGGATTGTCAGAACGATTCTATTATCTTGGAACTGGAAGAGTTAATTAATCAGTCTGATTTCGGATCTATAGAAGATAGTATAA
It includes:
- the lon gene encoding endopeptidase La, translated to MSEARKVVKKQELPLLPLRGLTVFPYMILHFDVGRVKSIKALEEAMINNQLIFLVTQKDAKNDSPTVDDIYKIGTISKVKQLLKLPGDTIRVLVEGISRAEIAEFTQTEPFFMAEVVEKIYVEDEDSKLEIEALKRRVVSTFEEYSKYNNKISPEIVLSVMSIEDPDQLADIITSNLVLKVEQKQEILNEFQPKLRLEKLLEIIVKEIEIMQIEKDINIKVRKQMDKMQKEYYLREQLKVIQSELGDKEGITGEVEEYKRKLKEGNFGEEVEKKVLKELDRLLKMPSGSAEGAVIRTYLDWIFDLPWNKRTEEIIDLERAEAILNEDHYGLEKVKERILEHLAVRMLKNDLRGPILCLVGPPGVGKTSIAKSIARALNRNYVRMSLGGVRDEAEIRGHRRTYVGAMPGRIISALKQAGSKNPLILLDEIDKMSSDFRGDPASAMLEVLDSEQNFAFRDHYLELPFDLSDVLFLTTANNLDTIPRPLLDRMEVIHLTSYTEEEKVNIAIKYLFPKQVAEHGIKKGSVKIDEQAVRDIINCYTREAGVRDLERQIATICRKVAKKLVSSKQQSVKITSNTLEKYLGTKKYRYDKANDKDEIGIATGLAWTPVGGDTLSIEVNLMDGSGKLELTGQLGDVMKESARAAMSFIRSRAEQYMIEKDFYNKYDIHIHVPEGAIPKDGPSAGITLATAMVSALTGIPVKRNVAMTGEITLRGRVLPIGGLKEKVLAANRAGIDTVIIPVDNKKDLDDIPEAVRKKIKFVVAENMDTVLNTALVKTKWRNIKSTKSDDKVDIAKNPSQIHDESQQIVEQ
- a CDS encoding DUF6648 family protein, which encodes MSPKRIVPNKFEEFLLNRNSLIEQYSKGDLSKDEFIEANFRCINALNIKPFKKIDNVKKALYNYQYYNVLAKYYQKRAHDLSKNNEAREDFLEQSNYYYSKKDDVTMKLLTLIDFKGVEAYFVKVKSPKLKKKLFEIVLTDYDNIILHSINESILNRLKQENVFINEERESLVDSYINQKY